Proteins co-encoded in one Acipenser ruthenus unplaced genomic scaffold, fAciRut3.2 maternal haplotype, whole genome shotgun sequence genomic window:
- the LOC117970772 gene encoding V-type proton ATPase 116 kDa subunit a 3-like isoform X2, with protein MGSLFRSEEVCLAQLFLQSASAYSCVSELGEMGLVEFRDLNPNDNAFQRKFVGDVRRCEEMEKTFTFLEQEIRRAGPSLLPAVSPEAASSTAAPSPRDALRIQEESERLSLELREVSRNRDSLQKQLREALEYQSVLRESQRFTERSESGSPLSDPLSAVDGYQSFPQRMDVHLSFTAGIIHPWKVNSLERLLWRACRGYVIFNFKEMDQPMEDPATEIFCILLQNLVSGKW; from the exons ATGGGGTCGCTGTTTCGCAGCGAGGAGGTGTGTCTCGCGCAGCTATTCCTCCAATCAGCTTCCGCCTACAGCTGCGTCAGCGAGCTGGGAGAGATGGGATTGGTGGAATTTCGAGAT TTGAACCCCAATGACAACGCCTTCCAGAGGAAGTTTGTGGGGGACGTGCGACGCTGTGAAGAAATGGAGAAAACCTTCA CGTTCCTGGAGCAGGAGATCAGGCGTGCCGGCCCCTCGTTGCTGCCCGCTGTCTCCCCGGAGGCCGCCTCCTCCACCGCGGCCCCCTCCCCCCGCGACGCCCTGCGGATCCAGGAGGAGTCGGAGCGTCTGTCCCTGGAGCTGCGGGAGGTCAGCCGGAACAGAGACTCCCTGCAGAAGCAGCTGAGAGAGGCGCTGGAATACCAGAGCGTGCTGAGAGAGAGCCAGAGATTCACAGAGCGAtcg gagtcCGGTTCTCCTCTCTCGGACCCTCTCTCTGCTGTCGACGGATACCAGTCCTTCCCCCAGAGGATGGATGTCCATCTCAG TTTCACTGCCGGAATCATTCACCCTTGGAAAGTGAACTCTCTGGAGAGGCTCCTTTGGAGGGCGTGTCGCGGTTACGTCATCTTCAACTTCAAAGAGATGGACCAGCCAATGGAGGACCCCGCTACG GAGATTTTCTGCATTTTATTGCAAAACCTGGTTTCAGGGAAATGGTGA
- the LOC117970772 gene encoding V-type proton ATPase 116 kDa subunit a 3-like isoform X1 yields MGSLFRSEEVCLAQLFLQSASAYSCVSELGEMGLVEFRDLNPNDNAFQRKFVGDVRRCEEMEKTFTFLEQEIRRAGPSLLPAVSPEAASSTAAPSPRDALRIQEESERLSLELREVSRNRDSLQKQLREALEYQSVLRESQRFTERSESGSPLSDPLSAVDGYQSFPQRMDVHLSFTAGIIHPWKVNSLERLLWRACRGYVIFNFKEMDQPMEDPATGEMVRWVVFLVSYWGDQIGQKVKKICDW; encoded by the exons ATGGGGTCGCTGTTTCGCAGCGAGGAGGTGTGTCTCGCGCAGCTATTCCTCCAATCAGCTTCCGCCTACAGCTGCGTCAGCGAGCTGGGAGAGATGGGATTGGTGGAATTTCGAGAT TTGAACCCCAATGACAACGCCTTCCAGAGGAAGTTTGTGGGGGACGTGCGACGCTGTGAAGAAATGGAGAAAACCTTCA CGTTCCTGGAGCAGGAGATCAGGCGTGCCGGCCCCTCGTTGCTGCCCGCTGTCTCCCCGGAGGCCGCCTCCTCCACCGCGGCCCCCTCCCCCCGCGACGCCCTGCGGATCCAGGAGGAGTCGGAGCGTCTGTCCCTGGAGCTGCGGGAGGTCAGCCGGAACAGAGACTCCCTGCAGAAGCAGCTGAGAGAGGCGCTGGAATACCAGAGCGTGCTGAGAGAGAGCCAGAGATTCACAGAGCGAtcg gagtcCGGTTCTCCTCTCTCGGACCCTCTCTCTGCTGTCGACGGATACCAGTCCTTCCCCCAGAGGATGGATGTCCATCTCAG TTTCACTGCCGGAATCATTCACCCTTGGAAAGTGAACTCTCTGGAGAGGCTCCTTTGGAGGGCGTGTCGCGGTTACGTCATCTTCAACTTCAAAGAGATGGACCAGCCAATGGAGGACCCCGCTACG GGAGAGATGGTTCGCTGGGTCGTGTTTCTGGTTTCCTATTGGGGGGATCAGATTGGACAGAAAGTAAAGAAGATCTGTGATTGGTGA
- the LOC131735013 gene encoding G-protein coupled receptor 161-like isoform X2: MSLPLYPAHSDLTANLSQNTTSEPTGVGVQRSILAPVLFLETAVGVSGNILVIVTKIKNSKLVRSNFGILMFNLSVSDLGCSLVIMVSTLVSVLAGSWVLGAVVCDLVCLLNYTFIIVSMGTLGAISLDRFVAVVFAVRYRTLFPRSVAVLACVSTWISGLVFGSVPVILRWVSYDGSELVCTIRWNEDFCRVVIYTLCAFAVCFLTPIVIIASSYSLMYRAYRRAASKSNRF, encoded by the exons ATGTCGCTCCCTCTTTACCCCGCCCACTCTGACCTCACAGCGAACCTGTCGCAGAACACGACCTCAGAGCCGACCGGGGTCGGAGTTCAGAGGTCGATCCTGGCCCCCGTGCTCTTCCTGGAAACGGCTGTGGGGGTTTCTGGGAACATCCTGGTCATTGTGACCAAGATCAAG AACTCGAAGCTGGTTCGCTCCAACTTTGGGATCCTCATGTTCAATCTCTCTGTGTCAGATCTGGGCTGCAGTCTGGTTATAATGGTCAGCACACTGGTCTCTGTACTGGCCGGGAGCTGGGTACTGGGAGCTGTGGTGTGCGACCTGGTGTGTCTGCTGAACTACACCTTCATTATCGTCTCAATGGGAACACTGG gtgCTATCTCTCTGGACCGGTTCGTTGCCGTGGTGTTCGCCGTGAGGTACAGGACTCTGTTTCCGCGCAGCGTGGCTGTCCTGGCCTGCGTGTCCACGTGGATCTCAGGGCTCGTCTTCGGCAGCGTGCCAGTCATTCTGCGCTGGGTCAG TTATGACGGCTCAGAGCTGGTCTGCACTATTCGCTGGAATGAGGATTTCTGTCGTGTTGTGATCTACACTCTGTGTGCCTTCGCTGTGTGCTTCCTCACCCCCATCGTCATCATCGCCTCCTCCTACAGCCTCATGTACCGAGCGTACCGACGCGCTGCCTCCAAATCCAAcag gttttga
- the LOC131735013 gene encoding visual pigment-like receptor peropsin isoform X1 yields the protein MSLPLYPAHSDLTANLSQNTTSEPTGVGVQRSILAPVLFLETAVGVSGNILVIVTKIKNSKLVRSNFGILMFNLSVSDLGCSLVIMVSTLVSVLAGSWVLGAVVCDLVCLLNYTFIIVSMGTLGAISLDRFVAVVFAVRYRTLFPRSVAVLACVSTWISGLVFGSVPVILRWVSYDGSELVCTIRWNEDFCRVVIYTLCAFAVCFLTPIVIIASSYSLMYRAYRRAASKSNRKNSSSPRLAEMIIVLVLSYLFCYSPFAVTKVLKVAKQDLKAVPDWLSMLASLMAFLNCGMNPLIYLTNPGFREAVLKMCWTNGRREIHSVCKTVSKEQRPA from the exons ATGTCGCTCCCTCTTTACCCCGCCCACTCTGACCTCACAGCGAACCTGTCGCAGAACACGACCTCAGAGCCGACCGGGGTCGGAGTTCAGAGGTCGATCCTGGCCCCCGTGCTCTTCCTGGAAACGGCTGTGGGGGTTTCTGGGAACATCCTGGTCATTGTGACCAAGATCAAG AACTCGAAGCTGGTTCGCTCCAACTTTGGGATCCTCATGTTCAATCTCTCTGTGTCAGATCTGGGCTGCAGTCTGGTTATAATGGTCAGCACACTGGTCTCTGTACTGGCCGGGAGCTGGGTACTGGGAGCTGTGGTGTGCGACCTGGTGTGTCTGCTGAACTACACCTTCATTATCGTCTCAATGGGAACACTGG gtgCTATCTCTCTGGACCGGTTCGTTGCCGTGGTGTTCGCCGTGAGGTACAGGACTCTGTTTCCGCGCAGCGTGGCTGTCCTGGCCTGCGTGTCCACGTGGATCTCAGGGCTCGTCTTCGGCAGCGTGCCAGTCATTCTGCGCTGGGTCAG TTATGACGGCTCAGAGCTGGTCTGCACTATTCGCTGGAATGAGGATTTCTGTCGTGTTGTGATCTACACTCTGTGTGCCTTCGCTGTGTGCTTCCTCACCCCCATCGTCATCATCGCCTCCTCCTACAGCCTCATGTACCGAGCGTACCGACGCGCTGCCTCCAAATCCAAcag aaaGAATTCCTCCTCTCCCAGACTGGCTGAGATGATCATAGTCCTGGTCCTGTCCTACCTCTTCTGCTACTCCCCATTCGCAGTCACCAAG gttttgaaGGTTGCGAAGCAGGATCTGAAGGCCGTCCCTGATTGGTTGAGCATGCTCGCGTCCCTCATGGCCTTTCTCAACTGTGGGATGAACCCTCTGATCTACCTGACCAATCCTGGCTTCCGGGAGGCGGTGCTTAAGATGTGCTGGACCAATGGGAGGCGGGAAATTCATTCCGTATGCAAAACGGTTTCAAAAGAGCAAAGACCAGCTTAG